One segment of Radiobacillus kanasensis DNA contains the following:
- the serA gene encoding phosphoglycerate dehydrogenase: MVFKVLISDPLSEDGIYPLRQADNVEVTVDTGLTPEELAEKIGAYDALLVRSQSQVTRDILNKAKNLKIVGRAGVGVDNIDLDAATEHGVIVVNAPDGNTNSAAEHAMAMIMSLARNIPQAYHALKNKKWDRKKYVGVELKNKTLGIVGLGRIGAEVATRAKGQRMNVVAYDPFLTEEKANKMGIGYGTLDEVLGQADFITIHTPLLKETKHLINAAAFEKMKDGVQIVNCARGGIIDEEALYDAIVNKKVAGAGLDVFEQEPVTEHKLLELPEVIATPHLGASTVEAQESVAIDVSHDVVNFLSGGLAKNPVNLPSVAKEVMNKIEPYFYLAEKLGVFVSNLTQGVVEEVNIYYSGELTDVEVGPLTRNALKGLLKRHLGDHVNDVNAAFLAERKDIDVHEHKTSSTKGFTNLLTIEVKTNVGTRKVAGTLLNGLGARIVLVDSYSVDVLPEGHMVFIRHKDQPGAIGRVGTLLATEEVNIATMQVGRSNAGGDAIMMLTIDKHLERRALDQLSQLSDIYGVTPIDL, translated from the coding sequence ATGGTCTTTAAGGTATTAATCAGTGATCCATTAAGTGAAGATGGCATTTATCCATTACGACAAGCCGATAACGTGGAGGTTACCGTAGATACTGGGTTAACACCGGAAGAATTAGCAGAAAAAATCGGGGCATATGATGCGTTATTAGTACGTAGTCAGTCGCAAGTAACAAGAGACATTCTGAATAAAGCGAAAAACTTGAAAATAGTAGGGAGAGCTGGGGTTGGTGTCGATAACATTGATCTCGATGCTGCTACAGAACACGGGGTTATCGTCGTTAATGCACCGGACGGGAATACGAACTCTGCCGCAGAGCATGCGATGGCTATGATTATGTCGTTAGCGCGTAACATTCCGCAAGCCTACCATGCTTTAAAAAATAAAAAGTGGGATCGTAAAAAGTACGTAGGAGTTGAGTTGAAAAACAAAACGTTAGGTATTGTTGGGCTCGGTCGAATCGGGGCAGAGGTAGCTACTCGTGCCAAAGGTCAACGCATGAACGTTGTGGCCTATGATCCTTTCCTAACAGAAGAAAAAGCAAATAAAATGGGAATTGGGTATGGGACGCTAGATGAAGTACTAGGGCAAGCAGATTTTATTACCATCCATACTCCGCTGTTGAAAGAGACGAAGCACCTTATTAATGCAGCCGCATTTGAAAAGATGAAGGATGGGGTGCAAATCGTAAACTGTGCTCGTGGTGGTATTATCGATGAAGAGGCATTATACGATGCAATTGTGAACAAAAAAGTGGCAGGTGCTGGCTTAGATGTATTTGAGCAGGAACCTGTTACTGAACATAAGCTTCTAGAATTACCAGAGGTTATTGCTACGCCTCACCTTGGAGCAAGTACAGTTGAAGCTCAGGAAAGTGTAGCCATTGATGTTAGCCATGATGTGGTGAACTTTCTATCAGGAGGATTAGCCAAAAATCCAGTTAACTTACCTTCTGTTGCGAAGGAAGTCATGAATAAAATTGAACCGTACTTTTATTTAGCCGAAAAGCTAGGCGTGTTCGTGTCCAACCTAACACAAGGCGTTGTAGAAGAAGTGAACATTTATTACTCTGGTGAACTAACGGACGTTGAAGTAGGTCCTTTAACTCGAAATGCGTTAAAGGGATTGCTAAAGCGCCACTTAGGCGACCATGTGAATGATGTTAATGCGGCTTTTCTAGCGGAACGTAAAGATATTGATGTTCATGAGCATAAGACTTCCTCTACTAAAGGTTTTACGAATCTATTAACGATTGAGGTAAAAACGAATGTAGGAACGAGGAAAGTGGCTGGAACGTTACTGAATGGTCTCGGAGCTCGCATCGTGCTTGTAGATAGCTACAGTGTCGACGTATTACCAGAGGGACATATGGTCTTCATCAGACATAAGGACCAACCAGGTGCGATTGGACGAGTAGGAACACTGTTAGCAACAGAAGAAGTGAACATTGCAACCATGCAAGTAGGACGTTCGAATGCTGGGGGAGATGCCATCATGATGTTAACGATTGATAAACATCTTGAAAGAAGAGCGCTTGATCAGCTTAGTCAGCTTTCCGATATTTACGGGGTAACTCCAATAGACCTATAA